In Pseudoxanthomonas sp., one genomic interval encodes:
- a CDS encoding MFS transporter — protein sequence MSPDPTSSPRMPLGLYALTAGAFGIGTTEFVIMGLLMQVAADLQVSIAAAGLLISGYALGVFVGAPLLTAATSRMPRKAVLVALMIVFTLGNLACALAPNYELLMAARVITSLAHGTFFGVGAVVATGMVGEDRKASAISVMFTGLTVATLLGVPAGAWLGLQYGWRATFWAVTAIGVLATVIIATLVPADRSAPAPLPFRDELRVVARPQVLLGLLMTVLGFGGMFTVYTYIQPLLTQVTGFADAAVSPILLVFGVGMILGNLLGGRFADRRLAPALLGTLALLALVMGAMTFVLHSRLAMIAFTGLLGAAAFATVSPLQLWVLQKASGAQSLASSLNIGAFNLGNALGAWLGGVVISQGLGLSALPWVAALVPASAFAVALWALALERRQRFTLAAEANCA from the coding sequence ATGTCTCCCGACCCCACCTCCAGCCCGCGCATGCCGCTGGGCCTCTACGCCCTGACCGCCGGCGCCTTCGGCATCGGCACCACCGAGTTCGTCATCATGGGCCTGCTGATGCAGGTCGCCGCCGACCTGCAGGTCTCGATCGCCGCCGCCGGCCTGCTGATCTCCGGCTACGCGCTGGGCGTCTTCGTCGGCGCGCCGCTGCTGACCGCCGCCACCAGCCGGATGCCGCGCAAGGCGGTGCTGGTGGCACTGATGATCGTGTTCACGCTGGGCAACCTGGCCTGTGCGCTGGCACCGAACTACGAACTGCTGATGGCCGCGCGGGTGATCACCTCGCTGGCGCACGGCACCTTCTTCGGCGTGGGCGCGGTGGTCGCCACCGGCATGGTCGGCGAGGACCGCAAGGCGTCGGCCATCTCCGTCATGTTCACCGGCCTGACCGTGGCCACCCTGCTCGGCGTGCCGGCGGGTGCCTGGCTGGGCCTGCAGTACGGCTGGCGCGCGACATTCTGGGCGGTCACCGCCATCGGCGTGCTGGCGACGGTGATCATCGCGACGCTGGTGCCGGCCGACCGCAGCGCGCCGGCACCGCTGCCGTTCCGCGACGAACTGCGCGTGGTCGCGCGCCCGCAGGTGCTGCTGGGCCTGCTGATGACCGTGCTCGGCTTCGGCGGCATGTTCACTGTGTACACCTATATCCAGCCGCTGCTGACGCAGGTGACCGGTTTCGCCGATGCGGCGGTGTCGCCGATCCTGCTGGTGTTCGGCGTGGGCATGATCCTCGGCAACCTGCTGGGCGGGCGCTTCGCCGACCGCCGCCTGGCGCCCGCGCTGCTCGGCACCCTCGCGCTGCTGGCGCTGGTGATGGGCGCGATGACCTTCGTGCTGCACAGCCGCTTGGCGATGATCGCGTTCACCGGCCTGCTGGGCGCGGCCGCGTTCGCGACGGTCTCGCCGTTGCAGCTGTGGGTGCTGCAGAAGGCCAGCGGCGCGCAGAGCCTGGCGTCCAGCCTGAACATCGGCGCCTTCAACCTGGGCAACGCGCTGGGCGCGTGGCTGGGTGGCGTGGTGATCTCGCAGGGGCTGGGTCTGTCCGCCCTGCCCTGGGTCGCCGCGCTGGTGCCTGCGTCGGCCTTCGCCGTCGCGCTGTGGGCGCTGGCGCTGGAGCGCCGCCAGCGTTTCACGCTGGCCGCCGAAGCGAACTGCGCCTGA
- a CDS encoding zinc-binding alcohol dehydrogenase family protein yields MKAVALTRYLPIDDPNSLVDVELETPTATGHDILVRVEAVSVNPVDTKVRSPKPQVEAQPKVLGYDAAGVVEAVGEAVTRFKPGDAVYYAGDITRPGSNAQFQLVDERIVGRKPASLDFAQAAALPLTAITAWELLFDRMPYAIEGGGKGKSLLVIAGAGGVGSIATQLARRAGFTVIATASRRETSDWCRAMGADHVVDHREPLGPQLKALGFETVDAALNLADTDRYWTELGELLAPLGHVGLIVEPKGELRIGDPYKAKSIGIHWEMMFARPRFRTADMGEQGVLLDRVADLIDAGELRGTLTGTLSPINAANLREAHRRLESGSTIGKLVLAGW; encoded by the coding sequence ATGAAAGCCGTTGCCCTGACCCGCTACCTGCCCATCGACGATCCGAATTCGCTGGTCGATGTCGAACTGGAGACACCCACCGCCACCGGCCACGACATCCTCGTGCGCGTGGAAGCCGTCTCGGTGAATCCCGTCGACACCAAGGTCCGCTCACCGAAGCCGCAGGTCGAAGCCCAGCCGAAAGTGCTGGGCTACGACGCCGCCGGCGTGGTCGAAGCCGTCGGCGAGGCGGTGACGCGCTTCAAGCCCGGCGATGCCGTCTACTACGCGGGCGACATCACCCGGCCCGGCAGCAATGCGCAGTTCCAGCTGGTCGACGAACGCATCGTCGGGCGCAAGCCGGCGTCGCTCGACTTCGCGCAGGCCGCCGCACTGCCACTGACCGCGATCACCGCCTGGGAGCTGCTGTTCGACCGCATGCCGTATGCCATCGAGGGTGGCGGCAAGGGCAAGTCGCTGCTGGTGATCGCCGGTGCCGGCGGCGTGGGCTCGATCGCCACCCAGTTGGCCAGGCGCGCCGGCTTCACCGTCATCGCCACCGCATCGCGCCGGGAAACGAGCGACTGGTGCAGGGCGATGGGCGCCGACCACGTGGTCGACCACCGCGAGCCGCTCGGCCCGCAGTTGAAGGCGCTGGGCTTCGAGACCGTCGACGCCGCGCTGAACCTGGCGGATACCGACCGGTACTGGACCGAGCTGGGCGAGCTGCTGGCGCCGCTCGGCCATGTCGGGCTGATCGTCGAACCCAAGGGCGAGCTGCGCATCGGCGATCCCTACAAGGCCAAGAGCATCGGCATCCACTGGGAAATGATGTTCGCCCGCCCGCGCTTCCGCACCGCCGACATGGGCGAACAGGGCGTACTGCTCGACCGCGTCGCCGACCTGATCGATGCCGGCGAACTGCGCGGCACGCTGACCGGTACGCTGTCGCCGATCAATGCCGCCAACCTGCGTGAAGCCCACCGCCGGCTGGAGTCCGGGAGCACCATCGGCAAACTGGTGCTCGCCGGCTGGTAG